GGAGGATGCCGGTCTCAAGACCGGTGACGGCGGATTGCAGTTCAGCCTGCGCGATCAATCGCCGCAGGGAGGTCAGGGCGATAGCGGGCAGGGGCGCCAGTCGCACCGCCTGATCGTCTCCGAAGAGGTTTCAACCACGCCGCAGGTGGCGGGCGCGAGCTACGGCCGGTCGTCCGGTTCAAGCTCCGGCATCGACATCAGCATTTGAGGACTAGCCATGTCTGTTGACGCGACAACGGCAACACCGGTCACATCGGCCCCCGCATCGACGACGAACACCGGTTCGTCGTCGAGCAGCAGCAGTTCGAGCACGGGCTCCACGGGGATCGCGGATAATTTCCAGACGTTCCTGACGCTGCTGACCACGCAGTTGCAGAACCAGAATCCGCTCGATCCGCTCGATACCAACCAGTTCACCGCGCAGCTCGTGCAGTTCGCGCAGGTCGAGCAGCAGTTGAAGGCCAACGATCAGTTGAGCTCACTGGTGGCGCTACAGAAAACGGCGCAATCGACGCAGGCATTGAGCTTCGTCGGCCAGACCATCTCGGTCGATGGCTCGACCGCTGCCTTCAACGGCTCGGCGACATGGAATTTCAATGCGGCCGCCGACTGCAACGCAGTCGTCACGATTGCCGCCCCGAACGGGGAGACGGCCTATACCGGCAGCTATTCGCTGAAAGCCGGTCCCGCCAGTTTTGTCTGGGACGGCAAGGGCAATGATGGCACCCAATGGGCGGCCGGCAACTACAAGCTGACGGTGACCGGCAAGGACAACAGCGGCAAGGACGTCACGGTGACGACCGAGGTGCAGGGCGTGGTGGATTCCGTGGACATGACGGCGAGCCCGGCGCTGCTCTCGATGGGTGGCAACAATTATACGATCGACCAGATCAAGCGGGTGGTCCGCAGCAGCACGTCCGACACTGGAAACGGCACGGGCAACAGCGGCACCTAAGTACCGTTAGTCGATTATTTAAGAATTCCTGCCCCGCCTTTCAGGAGGCGGGGTTTGTCGTTGAAGGGGCGGAGTTCAGGAGAACTGCATTCGACGCTTAGGCTTAGGCAAATTTTAAGCGGCTCGGGGTACCTTGTTCCCACGAGTGCAGTTTGAGTTTGTGAGTACGCCATGACAGAACCCCACCGCCCGAGGGTGAAGTATGTCATCGGGCCCGATGGTAGCCCGCTGACGATTGCTGATCTTCCGGCTCCTGGTACCAAACGGTGGGTTATCCGCCGCAAGGCCGAAGTTGTCGCAGCCGTCCGTGGCGGCCTTCTTTCTCTGGAAGAAGCATGCAGCCGCTATACGCTGACGGTGGACGAATTCCTGTCCTGGCAGTTTTCGATCGACCAGCACGGTTTGGCCGGGCTGCGCACCACCCGAATCCAGCAATACCGCCAATAACGCTAGCAGCCCGCAGCCGGGATTTTCCGAAAATCCGCTTCATTACATGAAGCGGAGCTTGAGGATGTCTCAATTTATGCCAGGCTGTTAACCCGCGTTAACCATCTAGAAACCATCCCTAGGCAAATTCTGCCCAGTCGGCCCATTTGGCCGAATCTTTGGGGTGGTCTTTGCCAGGGCTGGTTTCATTCCTTCGCGGTATGGGTGCAGGGCGGCTCGCGGCGATGTTGGCCGTGACCATGGCCCTGCTGGGCTTTTTCGGGTTCGTCATCCTGCGGGTGACGGCCCCACAGATGGTCACCCTTTATACCGATCTGAGCTACGACGACGCCTCCGGCGTCATGAAGGAGCTCGACCGGCAGGCCATTCCCTACGAGTTGAAGAATGACGGCGCCATCATCATGGTGCCGAAGGACAAGGTCACCCGCCTGCGGATGAAGCTCGCCGAAGGCGGCCTGCCGAAGGGTGGTGGCGTCGGCTACGAGATCTTCGACAAGTCCGATACGCTGGGTTCGACCAGTTTCGTCCAGAACGTCAATCACCTGCGCGCGCTCGAGGGTGAGCTTGCCCGCACCATCAAGTCCATCGACCGTATCCAGGCGGTGCGAGTGCATCTGGTGCTGCCGGACCGGCCGCTGTTCTCGCGCGAGAAACCGGAGCCCTCGGCGGCGATTGTGGTTCGTGTCCGCGGGGCGCTTGAGCCGCAGCAGGTTCGCGCCATCCGCCATCTTGTCGCATCGTCCGTCAATGGCCTGAAGCCGCAGCGCGTCTCGATCGTCGACGAGAATGGCCAGTTGCTCGCGGACGGGTCGGGTGACGCCAACGGCATGGGGGATGTCGGCGCGGACGAGCGGCGCATCGCCTATGAGAACCGGCTGCGCAAGCAGATCGAAAGCATCGTCACATCGGTGGTTGGCGCCGGCCGCGCGCGCGT
The nucleotide sequence above comes from [Pseudomonas] carboxydohydrogena. Encoded proteins:
- a CDS encoding flagellar hook assembly protein FlgD; its protein translation is MSVDATTATPVTSAPASTTNTGSSSSSSSSSTGSTGIADNFQTFLTLLTTQLQNQNPLDPLDTNQFTAQLVQFAQVEQQLKANDQLSSLVALQKTAQSTQALSFVGQTISVDGSTAAFNGSATWNFNAAADCNAVVTIAAPNGETAYTGSYSLKAGPASFVWDGKGNDGTQWAAGNYKLTVTGKDNSGKDVTVTTEVQGVVDSVDMTASPALLSMGGNNYTIDQIKRVVRSSTSDTGNGTGNSGT
- a CDS encoding DUF1153 domain-containing protein, whose amino-acid sequence is MTEPHRPRVKYVIGPDGSPLTIADLPAPGTKRWVIRRKAEVVAAVRGGLLSLEEACSRYTLTVDEFLSWQFSIDQHGLAGLRTTRIQQYRQ